A genomic window from Melanotaenia boesemani isolate fMelBoe1 chromosome 15, fMelBoe1.pri, whole genome shotgun sequence includes:
- the LOC121654711 gene encoding uncharacterized protein LOC121654711 isoform X2, with protein sequence MKTIYMIYAALAATSLANGPFQCIFLRSAEIHQCFGAVGQPLIFYLSNKTNVDIRLLKDGKHRILKMEKNGKVIIEEEHANDYEIIYNGAYKISNASKRHAGDYMLEEYGSDGKILRKVIVHLKIQAPVSKPAVSQTCLSHELMEITCSTKGDEAELILTLDDKSVVQTRDHSQSRINCTAKECSVANVSIDLYGQLAGKIMCQVQNNVSKDETVIYLAPCKGNGENKIIYSNVW encoded by the exons ATGAAAACCATCTACATGATCTACGCAGCTCTGGCAGCAACATCTCTGGCAAATG gtCCTTTTCAATGCATTTTTCTAAGATCCGCTGAAATTCATCAGTGTTTTGGAGCAGTAGGACAACCACTGATCTTTTATctgtcaaacaaaacaaatgtggaCATTAGGTTGTTAAAGGATGGTAAACACAGGATTCTaaagatggagaaaaatggGAAGGTGATAATTGAAGAGGAACATGCAAATGATTATGAAATCATCTACAACGGAGCATATAAAATAAGTAACGCCTCTAAAAGACATGCTGGAGATTACATGCTGGAAGAATATGGATCTGATGGTAAAATCTTAAGAAAAGTGATTGTGCATCTAAAAATACAAG CTCCAGTGTCAAAACCAGCTGTGTCTCAGACGTGTTTGTCACATGAACTTATGGAAATCACCTGCTCTACTAAGGGAGATGAAGCAGAGTTGATTTTGACATTGGATGATAAGTCTGTTGTTCAAACCAGAGACCATAGTCAGTCCCGGATCAACTGCACAGCTAAAGAATGCAGTGTTGCAAATGTTTCCATCGACTTGTACGGGCAGCTAGCTGGAAAAATCATGTGCCAAGTTCAGAACAATGTCAGCAAAGATGAAACAGTGATATACCTGGCACCCTGCAAAG
- the si:ch211-193k19.2 gene encoding uncharacterized protein si:ch211-193k19.2 — protein sequence MASPAVLRIIFGDESDSRKMSLASGIPATVSELHTFVKTLFNITEDFRLQYMDPDFNAFMNLTSVSEVKDKGTLKVIHSSNSAPEEQFVTLYPVDTTSSFQVDSVPIHQSPGSSIASSSSNDTLCTSTPHSSPEIQQSKLSSWPNVFVVPKFTYEVELMLQQKNQEFETNGTHFNPGPKLKGVILDGLAQEMLKYTKYPKDYQCEEVAAALTRTHPCLGQLGSKTGFWGWKQSLKYKMQNYRTKLGRLGDPEIRVNSLKHKLKGQGKAAANIKKPRKAEVNYIPLHPKGENTESLEKERIALLSEIKKRDNEVVIKAKMEKTFSHRRLEIVEQRPMIEEFKSRWPALFQENEVNAEFMRITTKPLQAKFLSQLDNFSDKLTQIFTSKGGLKGQRIKNTMAINDLCDDIDIRRERILKSLMIYLNEDPDSFFKEYLISSTEDDISRSIAATVMGIYTIRRDGIQEPEDVGVVIEGVKVLTNLSSVIKAFILLFGLIYALDLSFPDDLKYTFEFCQKLIMNLDGHKLNVKIQQLKIKLFA from the exons ATGGCAAGCCCAGCCGTTCTCCGAATCATCTTTGGGGACGAGTCCGACTCCAGAAAAATGTCTCTGGCCTCCGGAATTCCAGCAACAGTATCGGAGCTGCATACGTTTGTGAAGACATTGTTTAATATAACAGAGGACTTCCGTTTGCAGTACATGGATCCAGACTTTAATGCATTCATGAACTTGACTTCAGTGTCTGAAGTTAAAGACAAAGGCACACTAAAAGTGATACATAGCTCTAACTCTGCACCTGAAGAACAGTTTGTCACCTTGTACCCAGTCGACACAACCAGTTCTTTCCAAGTTGACAGCGTCCCAATACATCAGAGTCCTGGATCTTCAATTGCCTCATCCTCCAGCAATGATACACTATGCACATCAACCCCCCACTCATCACCAGAGATTCAACAGTCAAAACTGTCCTCTTGGCCTAATGTGTTTGTGGTTCCTAAGTTTACTTATGAGGTTGAGTTAATGCTCCAGCAAAAGAATCAAGAGTTTGAGACAAATGGGACGCACTTCAACCCAGGGCCAAAATTGAAAGGCGTCATCCTCGATGGGTTAGCCCAAGAAATGTTGAAATACACTAAATACCCAAAAGATTACCAGTGTGAGGAAGTTGCAGCAGCTTTGACAAGGACCCATCCTTGCTTGGGGCAGCTGGGATCCAAGACAGGATTTTGGGGATGGAAACAGTCTCTGAAGTATAAAATGCAAAACTATCGGACAAAACTTGGAAGACTGGGAGATCCAGAAATCCGTGTCAACTCTTTGAAGCACAAACTCAAAGGCCAAGGAAAAGCTGCAGCCAACATAAAAAAACCAAGAAAGGCTGAGGTCAATTACATTCCTTTGCACCCAAAAGGTGAAAACACAGAAAGCttggagaaagaaagaattgCTTTACTGTCAGAAATTAAAAAGCGGGACAATGAAGTCGTGATCAaagcaaaaatggaaaaaacattCTCCCACAGACGACTTGAAATTGTGGAGCAGAGGCCCATGATCGAGGAGTTCAAGAGCAGGTGGCCTGCTCTGTTCCAAGAAAATGAA GTGAATGCAGAGTTCATGCGGATCACTACCAAGCCACTCCAAGCAAAATTTCTGTCTCAGCTGGATAACTTTTCAGACAAGCTGACACAGATTTTCACGTCCAAAGGAGGATTGAAAGGGCAAAGGATAAAGAATACAATGGCAATCAATGATTTG TGCGACGACATTGACATAAGGAGGGAGAGAATTCTCAAAAGCTTGATGATCTACTTAAACGAAGATCCAGACTCTTTCTTCAAGGAATATTTG atCTCTTCCACTGAGGATGACATTTCAAGGAGCATTGCAGCCACAGTCATGGGTATTTACACTATCAGAAGAGACGGGATTCAGGAGCCAGAGGATGTTGGTGTTGTTATCGAAGGTGTTAAGGTCCTGACCAACCTCAGTAGTGTCATCAAGGCATTCATCTTACTGTTTGGATTGATTTATGCCCTTGATCTGAGTTTTCCAGATGACCTCAAGTACACCTTTGAGTTTTGTCAGAAGCTCATAATGAACTTGGATGGACACaaactgaatgtaaaaataCAGCAGCTGAAGATCAAGCTGTTTGCTTAG